aagatgatgatgatgatgatgatgatgatgatgatgtgcgTACCGTGTCAGCCAGCTCTCTGTAGACCGGCTCCAGTTTCTTGCAGTGTGGACATGTTGGAGAGTAAAACTGGATCAGAACATTTTTTTCTGGATCATTGACGATGTCATCAAACGTCTCAGCAACAACCACCTGCAGGTCACAAgcagagagaggtcagaggtcagcgagggaggggtcagaggtcacagagtcTGGCTCCGTCTCACCTTCACAGCGGCTGCGTTCCTCTCGGGGACCGGCTCAGACTTCACGTAACGTTTGAGTCGACCAGCGAAGTAATCGTCTAAGAATCTCTCCAGGGACCGGCCGTCTCTCCTGAAACACACGAGGGATCAGACctggtgacatcactgtgacatcactgtgacctcactgtgacatcactgtgacctcactgtgacatcactgggacatcactgtgacatcactgtgacctcactgtgacatcactgtgacatcactgtgacatcactgtgacctcactgtgacatcactgtgacatcactgtgacatcactgtgacatcactgtgacctcactgtgacctcactgtgacatcactgtgacatcactgtgacatcactgtgacctcactgtgacctcacacagGGGAGCAGAGGAGTCATGAACATCACGTACGTGAACTCCTCCCTCATGGTGAACTTGTGACCCAGTTTGGACCGGATGGTGACGAAGGGAAGTTCCCCCCCGTCCGACGTTCCCAGACCGaagtcctcctccagctcggaCAGGAAGTCCTTCTTATTGGCTACCGAGAAGGTCAGGCCCCGCCCAGTATATTGTGACGCCACCTTCAGCACCCTGGCGAAGAGAAACAAGGGGAGGGGCTTACACACACCTGTCATCAggtgacagagtgtgtgtctgttgtgtgtgtgagtgtgttaccTGTTCCTCCAGTAGTTGGAGCCTCTGGTGTTGTGGTGGTAGTCGAGGTCGTAGAACGCCGTCAGCAGGTCGCGAACTCTCAGGCGCTCTTTGTTCTCCAGAGTCATGTGAGGACACAGTCCGTAGctacagacgggtggagacagagagacgggtggagacagagagacgggtggagacagagagacgggtggagacagggagacgggtggagacaaagagacagacgggtggagacagagagacgggtggagacaggtggagacagagagacgggtagagacagacagacgggtggagacgggaggagacagagagacgggtggagacagagagacgggtggagacagagagaaaggtggagacagagagacgggtggagacagagagacgggtggagacagagagacgggtggagacagagagacgggtggagacagggagacgggtggagacagagagacgggtggagacagggagacgggtggagacagggagacgggtggagacagagagacgggtggagacagggagacgggtggagacaaagagacagacgggtggagacagagagacgggtggagacaggtggagacagagagacgggtggagacagacagacgggtggagacgggaggagacagagagacgggtggagacagagagacgggtggagacagagagacgggtggagacagagagacgggtggagacagggagacgggtggagacagagagacgggtggagacagggagacgggtggagacagggagacgggtggagacagagagacgggtggagacagggagacgggtggagacaaagagacagacgggtggagacagagagacgggtggagacaggtggagacagagagacgggtggagacagacagacgggtggagacgggaggagacagagagacgggtggagacagagagacgggtggagacagagagaaaggtggagacagagagacgggtggagacagagagacgggtggagacagagagacgggtggagacagagagacgggtggagacagagagacgggtggagacagagagacgggtcgagacagacagacgggtggagacagagagacgggtggagacagagagacgggtggagacagagagacgggtggagacagacagacgggtggagacagagagacgggtggagacagagagacagacgggtaaagacagagagacgggtggagacagacagacgggtggagagagagagacgggtggagacagagagacgggtggagacaggtggagacacagagacgggtggagacagagagacagacgggtggagacagagagacgggtggagacgggaggagacagagagacgggtggagacagagagacgggtggagacagagagacagacgggtggagacagacagacgggtggagacagagagacgggtggagacgggaggagacagagagacgggtggagacagagagacgggtggagacagagagagacgggtggagacagagagacgggtggagacagacagacgggtggagacgggaggagacagagagacgggtggagacagagagacgggtggagacagagagaaaggtggagacagagagacgggtggagacagggagacgggtggagacagagagacgggtggagacagggagacgggtggagacagggagacgggaggagacagagagacgggtggagacagagagacgggtggagacagagagaaaggtggagacagagagacgggtggagacagagagacgggtggagacagagagacgggtggagacagagagacgggtggagacagagagacgggtggagacagagagacgggtcgagacagacagacgggtggagacagagagacgggtggagacagagagacgggtggagacagagagacgggtggagacagacagacgggtggagacagagagacgggtggagacagagagacagacgggtaaagacagagagacgggtggagacagacagacgggtggagagagagagacgggtggagacagagagacgggtggagacaggtggagacacagagacgggtggagacagagagacagacgggtggagacagacagacgggtggagacagagagacgggtggagacagagagacgggtggagacagacagacgggtggagacgggtggagacacagagacgggtggagacagagagagacgggtggagacagagagacgggtggagacagagagacagacgggtggagacagagagacgggtggagacagagagacgggtggagacagacagacgggtggagacagacagacgggtggagacagagagacgggtggagacgggTCAGTGTGGAGCAGAGTGAGGcagttgtgtgtctggtgtTGAGCTGGGGGGTCTTACAGGTGGTCTCTGATGAAGCGTCTCAGGGAGGCGACGGTCAGGTGGTCTCTGAAGACCACCACGCTGTCCTCGAACTTACTGCTGAGTCGGGGAGGTCGGAACAGCAACACACTGCTGCAGGACACCAGAGACGACACCAGAGACGACAACAGAGACGACACCAGAGACGACAAAACACAGTTCAACATCTACACTCAATCCATTAACGTCCAATGACAAGTCGTTCAGTTTGTGcagcaccaccccccccccccgcccccccgatgctttatggtctgtttgaatCTAAATgatcatcagctgtttgaagacttgaaactagagactgagacacaaACTAATGTTTACTGaggttataaagtgagaagtagaTTCACTTTCTATCATATCAGAGTCTATATCAGTTCTTATAACTATGATATAAACATGACAGCTGctcctgactcctgattggctgagctcCGGGACCACACACTCACTCGGACTGAACGCCGTACTCGTCCCCGAGCGCCACGTCGGCCGTGTGAGCGAATCTGAACTGATCCCTCAGCAGAGCGGCAGCTTTCAGAAACTCCCCCCGAGCCGAGCCGCCTGCACCTGAAAACACACctgaccccccccacacacacaaacacacacgttagGATGTCAAGTAACACACATGATGGGAGGAGTTTCTCTGAGGtcacaaaaacatcaacaactgAAGCCGAGTAAACACGAGTCCATACGACGAGTCTCGTTCTCACATGAAGTGAAAAGCAGGTTCTGTGTTCAGATGAAGCAGCGCAGCCGGAAcacactttacactttacactTTGTAGTTGTGTAGTAAACAAAATGTCACATGACGTAGAGAACTGACCGATGATGCTGGCGTCGTAGTGTTGGACGAAACTGTGGAGCTCGTCTGTGGACTTCAGGAGAAACGAGTCTGGACCCGTCTGCTTCTTCATGGACTGATAGATcccatctgacacacacacacacaaacacacacacacacacagttaaacacacacacacacaggtaaacacacacacacacacaggtaaacacacacacacaggtaaacacacacaggtaaacacacacacacacagttaaacacacacacacacacacacagttaaacacacacacacacacacacacaggtaaacacacacacacacaaacacagataaacacacacacacacacacacacacaggtaaacacacacaggtaaacacacacacaggtaaacacacaggtaaacacacacacacacacacacacacaggtaaacacacaggtaaacacacacacatacacacacacacacacacacacacacacacacacacacacacacacacacagttaaacacacacacacacaggtaaacacacacacacacacacacagttaaacacacacacacacacacacacacacacaggtaaacacacacacacacacacacagttaaacacacacacacacacacacacacaggtaaacacacacacacacacacaggtaaacacacacatacacacacacaagtaaacacacacacaggtaaacacagagagtgtggttgtgtgtgtgtgcctgtgtgttaacctgtgtgtgtgtgtgtgtttacctgtgtgtgtgtttacttgtgtgtgtgtgtttgtgtgtgtgtgtgtttggttcttACCTGCAGTGCGAGGTCCGTCGTAGGGGGCGGAGTCTCTCCCGTTCCTGAAGATCTTCAGAGTAGGATAACCAGAGATCCCGAAACGACCACAGGTCTCTGAGTGAGCGGTACAGTCCACctgaggagggacagacaggtgaggagacagacaggtgaggagggacagacaggtgaggagggacagacaggtgaggagggacagacaggtgaggagggacagacaggtgaggagacagacaggtgaggagggacagacaggtgaggagggacagacaggtgaggagggacagacaggtgaggagggacagacaggtgaggagggacagacaggtgaggagggacagacaggtgaggagggacagacaggtgaggagggacagacaggtgaggagacagacaggtgaggagacagacaggtgaggagggacagacagttgacgagggacagacaggtgaggagggacagacaggtgaggagagacagacaggtgaggagggacagacaggtgaggagggacagacaggtgaggagggacagacagatgaggagggacagacaggtgaggagacagacaggtgaggagacagacaggtgaggagacagacaggtgaggagacagacaggtgaggagggacagacaggtgaggagacagacaggtaccttGGCTAACTGGACGCTTCCCTTCAGTTTTGTCGCTGCTTTCTCAAAGTCTGGAGCCAGTTTCTTACAGTGTCCACACCTGAGAGGACGAGAAGAAAGGATGGACGGGGGAGGTGAAGAAGGGACAGATAAAAGGAAGGATGAAAGGATGAGacatggagaggagggatggaggatgagacatgaagaggaaggatggaggagacatgaagaggaaggatggaggaggagacatgaagaggaaggaggagacatgaagaggaaggaggagacatgaagaggaGACATgcagaaggatggaggaggagacatgaagaggagacatgaagagggaggatggaggaggagacatgaagaggaaggaggaggaggagacatgaagagggaggatggaggaggagacatgaagaggaaggaggagacatgaagaggaggagacatgaagaggaaggaggagacatgaagaggaaggaggagacatgaagaggaGACATgcagaaggatggaggaggagacatgaagaggagacatgaagagggaggatggaggaggagacatgaagaggaaggaggaggaggagacatgaagagggaggatggaggaggagacatgaagaggaaggaggagacatgaagaggaggagacatgaagaggaaggaggaggaggagacatgaagaggaaacatgaagaggagggacatgaagaggaaggatggaggaggagacatgaagaggagacatgaagaggaggagacatgaagaggaaggatggaggagacatgaagaagaaggaggagacacagaacATCAACATTAGAACCCGTGTGTATTGAGCTAAcgatgctaacgatgctaatgctaacttcCGGCCGTTACCATGGAGCGTAGAACGTCACCAGCATGGTCTCGTGCTCCGTTGCTAGGTAATCGAAGTCCGCGTCACCGAGCTCGAGCACGTCCCTGCGCGGGAAACCCGTGGCGGGAAAACAGGACAGGAGCGACAGCAAGAGAGCCGGAAGGAGCCGGACCGCGGCCGCCAtgttggagagagaggacacagttTCCATGGACACACCGAGCTTCCGACAggaccttcacaataaaacaacccGGAACAagtcagtgaaaacatcacaacatgaCATCGCAAAGTCAAGgagtgaaaaataaacattaaaacatgacgTCACAAAGTCAAAGAGTGACAAATAAACATTACAATATAACGAGTTATCGTAGCTCATCGTGAACtgaagcttttaatttgaagtcGATATTTCCGGTGACCACAGACACCGGCAAACTGTCTGATTGGCCCAGAGCCGATGTACCCGTATAACTGGTCCAATgacctgtcaatcacaacacccccccccccgacccgccCAACGAGCATCAGAGAATTACAcgtttttaatgaatttaatGAGGAAGATTAATTAAACATGATCCAATTTAAAATTTAACTTAACATTAAACATCATTTAACCATTAAACCGATGTGAAACTAGAAGTAGTTTTCTTAAGActtcaaactgaaaatgttcagaacttcacaataaaatattcaacactgattaacaaagaaaaataaatttgacAGCAACAAtaattttttattgaatttgtcTTGGGGTTGCTTTTACATTTGAATGAAACAATAATGTTGATCGGTTTATCCTTcaattaaatgtataaatatatagagaaaaaaaaggagtgtGGTAAATCAAGGACAAAGCTCAAGTTATCATTCTatctaaatataaacaaaacctACTTAAAAGTCtgcaaaaaatgtttaatcaaaCGATCAACCTTCATTCATTCACattcaatatgaataaatggTTATTTTAAAATCTCACAGAACGATATTATATCCTCCACTGACTGAATCATGGGAGATACTATTTGGTTTTACCCAAATGCATCCTGGGAAGACTCAAACGAAAAAAGGAAGAACAATCCTTTGTTTAATGTTTGGAGCATTTTTAAACATGAGATGAAATAAGCAGTTTTATCTTTTAGTTCTGTATTTGTTCTGTCACTGCTCAGCAGGTGGGCGGAGTCTAAGAGCAACAGTGACTGTGAACATGATCTAACTCAAACAgattttgcacaaaaaaaaaaaaggaaaagcccAGAGGCTCAGGTGACGTCCACACGAGTTCTGACCCGTTCAGCGAGTCTCTGTCCCGTGAGTTTAACATGTGGACGATGATACAGATGTGATCAGCAGCAGTCTCCAGATGTGGGACCTGATCAGTGTCTCACGTGGAGCGAGCAGCTGTTGTGTCATGTGATTGGTTCACAGCTGCAGATCTTCTCTCTacttcatttcagtttttccttcACTAACTGAGACTCCGCCTCCAGACACACCCACGGAGGGTGGGCTCTCGATGAGGTCCGAGAcgataaatacaaaataaatagttaGGATTTGTAAAAATGTACGATGCAGCCTGAAGGTACACTTATGTAAAACTCAAGAATCAGAGGATGAACTATAACAATAACTCGTAGAGAGTTCCGAAAGAGAACTGACTCAAGTTTGGACGTAAAACTAAATCTCCTTAGAAGTCTGAAGTCATTTCGATCTGTTCAGGTGAAGCAGACAATCCTCCAAAGTCACGTCTAGAGACTTTTCAGCTGTTCATGTCAAACAATGCTGTTCTTTTTGAACTTTAATATTTCGCTGTACAGTCGGATCCTTCTAGAATAACTGGAATCTGGGTTCGTTTCAGCGTCATTCGAATTAAATCTAGAATCAATAAAACTGATTCACGACTGATGTTCTTGGACTCAGACAGTTCTGGATTCAGTGGAGTTCTCATGAAGTAAATCTGGATCCGACTCTTGGCTCCAAAGTCCATTTCCTGGTTGACTGCAGACTCATCTGCTGTTGGTCGACTGCTTAGTCGGGGGCTGGCTCCTGCCTCCTGATTGGCCGGCCCTcggaggaacaggaagtggacttTTGCGATGAAGACTGGAAAAGATTCATCAGGTCGCGGAACCGCAGACTCacctgcaggaaacacaaagagacaaatgtCCTCAGGTCAGCCTCAGACCCTTCAGTCGACAACGACCTGCACAAtgaagccccgccccctcccacCTGTTGGGCGGTCTTGTTTCCCAGCTGGGCGGACACCTGTCTGAATGTTTTCCTTTTGGCTCCTCTCTGCTGACAGGAAGTCAAGATGGCGCGGTCTGCCTctctgaaacaggaagtgatgttttaGATGCTTTTTCCATGTTGAACAATGTTTTCTAGTTCTGATGTTTGATAGTTTACAAGATGTTTTCATGACGTGTTTGTATCAGACGCCATgactcagcagcagctggacgCCTGATGAAGCCACAGGTAAACATCAGTTAGCTCatcatctgtgtgtctgtgtgtttgtgtgtctgtgtgtttgtgtgtctgtgtgtctgtgtgtttgtgtgtctgtgtgtttgtgttctgacCGAGTCCAGACGACGACCTTCTCTCCAGTTGACGTGGTCGAGATGTTTCTTGCACAAACTGGCCGCTCCTGtatttcctcttcttcacttcctgtctcacgCACTTCAGCGGTCTGATGGTCGCCTCCCTTCCTGTTCCTGTGAGGACGAGAAACAGCGTCGGCCTTCGTGGCCTCCGAGCTGGTTGCTATGGGCGACGAGTGGGAGTGCAACTGCAGGAAAAGCTGCTGCAGGTCTTGATGATGTCTGAGAAGAGACGAGAtctgagaggaaaagaaaatcgGATCAATCAGGAAAAAtctttttatattataattttaatCTGAAATGTGAATGAAACTCATCAATTAATCTGGTTCCATTCACAAACTTTATcagggggtcaaaggtcatcgtCTACCTTGTCCATGTCttcaggtgggggggtggggcttCCCTGCAGCACTGACACCACCTGCTGGTAGAGGGAGGAGCTTTCTCCCAGACTCTGTCCCAGTCGCCGTAGAAACCGCCGGCTGCTCTCAAACAGCTGTTGCTCTGTAAACTGGCAGAGAtaccacagaagaagagttACCGCAGGTTGAGCTCGAGCCTgggtgatgtcacagtgatgtcacagtgatgtcacagtgatgtcacagtgatgtcactcaCCAGTCCGCAGCGCCGCGCCTGTTCTCCGTTCAGGAACGCAGCGaagtctctgagcagctgaggcCACGGCCGCAGCAAACCACTCAGTCGGTGGTACAGACGCTCAGgggcccccccggcccccagGGGCCCGGCGGCTGAAAACTGATCCAACAACGCCAGCAGCTGCTCGGAGACGCCAGGAGACGCCTGCAGCACGCCACACACCTGAGAGACAGGAGGTCATCAGCTCACAGGACCAATCAGGAGAACAGAACCACCACCTGACTGTATACAGACCATCAgggactgtatatgaagatgatcagtgactgtatataaagatgatcactgactgtatataaagatgatcactgactgtatataaagagaatcagtgactgtatataaagagaatcagtgactgtat
This is a stretch of genomic DNA from Limanda limanda chromosome 19, fLimLim1.1, whole genome shotgun sequence. It encodes these proteins:
- the LOC133025608 gene encoding protein disulfide-isomerase A3-like — protein: MAAAVRLLPALLLSLLSCFPATGFPRRDVLELGDADFDYLATEHETMLVTFYAPWCGHCKKLAPDFEKAATKLKGSVQLAKVDCTAHSETCGRFGISGYPTLKIFRNGRDSAPYDGPRTADGIYQSMKKQTGPDSFLLKSTDELHSFVQHYDASIIGVFSGAGGSARGEFLKAAALLRDQFRFAHTADVALGDEYGVQSDSVLLFRPPRLSSKFEDSVVVFRDHLTVASLRRFIRDHLYGLCPHMTLENKERLRVRDLLTAFYDLDYHHNTRGSNYWRNRVLKVASQYTGRGLTFSVANKKDFLSELEEDFGLGTSDGGELPFVTIRSKLGHKFTMREEFTRDGRSLERFLDDYFAGRLKRYVKSEPVPERNAAAVKVVVAETFDDIVNDPEKNVLIQFYSPTCPHCKKLEPVYRELADTIFSDKNIVIAKMNAVENDVPLGFDVHGYPTIYFAALGKKDEPLRYEGGRELRDFLKFLKREASPSPAPSGSKEEL